The Micropterus dolomieu isolate WLL.071019.BEF.003 ecotype Adirondacks linkage group LG20, ASM2129224v1, whole genome shotgun sequence genome has a segment encoding these proteins:
- the spg21 gene encoding maspardin, whose protein sequence is MEEIKVSPDYNWFRSTVPLKRIIVDDDDSKVWSLYDAGPKSIRCPIILLPPVSGTAEVFFQQVLALTGWGYRVISLQYPVYWDLMEFCDGFRKLLDHLQLDKVHLFGASLGGFLAQKFAECTHKSPRVHSLILCNSFSDTSIFNQTWTANSFWLMPAFMLKKIVLGNFAKGPVDSKMADAIDFMVDRLETLNQSELASRLTLNCQNSYVEPHKIKDVAVTIIDVFDQSALSLEAKEEMYKLYPNARRAHLKTGGNFPYLCRSAEVNLYIQIHLRQFHGTRYAAISPAMVSAEELEVQESHPNQDSDDDQ, encoded by the exons ATGGAGGAGATTAAAGTGTCTCCTGACTATAACTGGTTCAGAAGCACAGTGCCCCTGAAGAGA ATTATCGTTGATGACGATGACAGTAAAGTGTGGTCCCTGTATGATGCCGGCCCAAAGAGTATCAGGTGTCCCATCATCCTCCTCCCTCCAGTCAGTGGGACAGCTGAGGTGTTCTTCCAGCAGGTGCTGGCTCTGACAGGCTGGGGCTACAGAGTCATCTCG ctGCAATATCCGGTGTACTGGGATCTCATGGAGTTCTGTGACGGCTTCAGGAAGCTTCTCGATCACCTGCAGTTGGataaa GTCCATCTGTTCGGGGCATCCCTAGGTGGATTCTTGGCTCAGAAGTTTGCAGAGTGCACACACAAGTCTCCCAGAGTGCACTCACTGATACTGTGTAATTCATTCAGTGATACCTCCATCTTTAATCAGACGTGGACAGCGAACAG TTTCTggttgatgccagctttcatgTTGAAGAAGATTGTTCTAGGGAACTTCGCTAAAGGACCCGTGGACTCTAAAATGGCAGATGCGATCGACTTCATGGTCGATAGG ttgGAGACTCTTAACCAAAGTGAGTTAGCATCGCGGCTAACACTCAACTGTCAGAACTCCTACGTGGAgccacacaaaataaaagatgTTGCTGTGACCATTATAGAT GTGTTTGATCAGAGCGCTCTGTCACTGGAGGCGAAGGAGGAGATGTACAAGCTGTATCCTAACGCGAGACGAGCTCATCTGAAAACAGGAGGAAACTTCCCGTACCTGTGCAGGAGTGCCGAAGTCAACCTCTACATACAG ATTCACCTGCGTCAGTTCCACGGGACGAGATACGCTGCCATCAGTCCGGCCATGGTGAGCGCTGAGGAGCTGGAGGTGCAGGAGAGTCACCCGAACCAAGACTCTGATGACGACCAATGA